In the genome of candidate division WOR-3 bacterium, one region contains:
- a CDS encoding TonB family protein, with the protein MKKPCLLIISLCLVFYCAKKEELLKGEKGGKLIIGTMDLPSVLSPLQPSMLGSNEILDLLFMRLHRQDPHTGRMKPELASSWEFSEDLTSITYYLRKDIKWWDGEPVTAEDILYTYEKMQDPKTNYPFIASLKYIKKVELLDKYTIKFTFSQVYADLLTDSDIMPVPKHIYEKYGAEFGTTKIVGNGPYMVKEWVPGSGLVLIANENYYRGRPPLDEITIKYYNNAPAMIADFEQGNIDIILNLTPADAKRLSSNQNINIVSQTGNSYVYIGWNLANEFLRDKEIRKALTMAINRTQILNDVLLGMGQISLGPLPPSSWAFNENINPIEFNPVKAKEILTSKGFEDRNRNKIIDKNGKDFTLTIITNVENPERVQILNFVATYLSQLGIKVNAQTMDVSSFISALISRKFDGFIMGWSVGDKIDPYPYWHSDPNRGRFNFVGYRNPVIDSLIEVGTLVLNRKKAKEIWGEFQRIIYEDQPYTFLVVPNDVAANYKRVKGIEERISLANAYTYWIPEAERRVAVVAKITPPTSSPGVTPPPAAPATTTPAPVTPPPTTRREETPKPPPTVSPEKLLEAAASKETTTVAAPPPPPVTPPKPSVITRPEPIKRVLPKYPEAARAIGATGKVIVKVVVGIDGKVKSATIYSSFGNPACEEAALAAAKQWEFKPATKDGEPFEQTIQIPFDFKP; encoded by the coding sequence ATGAAAAAGCCCTGTCTTTTGATAATATCTTTATGTCTGGTGTTTTATTGTGCAAAAAAAGAGGAACTATTAAAAGGCGAAAAGGGTGGAAAGCTCATAATCGGCACAATGGATTTACCCAGTGTACTCTCTCCTTTGCAACCCTCAATGTTGGGATCCAATGAGATTCTTGATTTGCTATTCATGAGATTACATCGTCAGGACCCGCATACCGGAAGGATGAAACCCGAATTAGCTTCCTCTTGGGAGTTTTCAGAAGACCTCACCTCCATCACCTATTATTTGAGAAAAGATATCAAATGGTGGGACGGTGAACCAGTGACGGCTGAAGACATTCTTTATACCTATGAAAAAATGCAAGACCCCAAAACCAATTATCCTTTCATCGCTTCACTCAAATATATCAAAAAGGTGGAATTGCTTGATAAATACACCATAAAATTCACCTTTAGCCAGGTCTATGCAGATTTGCTTACCGACTCGGATATCATGCCGGTTCCAAAACATATTTATGAAAAATATGGTGCTGAGTTCGGAACGACCAAAATTGTGGGCAACGGTCCCTATATGGTTAAAGAATGGGTGCCCGGGTCAGGTCTGGTTCTTATTGCTAATGAAAATTACTACCGTGGAAGGCCACCTCTTGATGAGATCACGATCAAATACTATAATAATGCACCCGCAATGATTGCAGATTTTGAACAGGGGAATATTGACATAATCTTGAATCTCACTCCAGCGGATGCCAAAAGATTATCCAGCAATCAGAATATCAATATCGTTTCGCAAACTGGAAATAGTTATGTTTACATTGGATGGAATTTAGCGAATGAGTTTCTGAGGGATAAAGAAATTCGCAAAGCCTTGACCATGGCGATAAATAGAACCCAGATTCTAAACGATGTGCTTTTAGGTATGGGACAGATTTCACTAGGTCCTTTACCCCCATCATCCTGGGCATTCAATGAGAATATCAATCCTATAGAATTCAATCCCGTAAAGGCGAAAGAGATTCTTACCAGCAAGGGATTTGAAGACCGTAACCGCAATAAAATCATCGATAAAAATGGCAAAGATTTTACCCTGACAATAATTACCAATGTTGAAAATCCGGAACGCGTCCAGATTCTTAACTTTGTCGCAACCTATCTCTCCCAACTCGGTATAAAAGTGAACGCTCAAACAATGGATGTATCTTCCTTCATCTCTGCCCTGATAAGTCGGAAGTTTGACGGCTTCATCATGGGTTGGAGTGTGGGAGATAAAATCGATCCATACCCTTACTGGCACTCGGACCCGAATCGGGGTAGATTCAACTTCGTTGGCTATCGGAATCCAGTGATCGATTCACTCATTGAAGTTGGAACACTGGTGTTGAACCGGAAAAAGGCTAAAGAAATCTGGGGCGAGTTTCAGAGGATCATCTATGAAGATCAACCCTATACCTTCCTTGTGGTTCCCAACGATGTCGCTGCGAATTATAAAAGGGTAAAAGGGATTGAAGAAAGAATTTCCCTTGCCAATGCCTATACTTACTGGATTCCTGAAGCAGAAAGGCGCGTGGCTGTCGTGGCAAAAATCACTCCTCCCACATCATCTCCCGGAGTTACTCCTCCTCCAGCAGCTCCTGCCACTACCACTCCCGCTCCTGTCACTCCACCCCCCACTACCCGGAGAGAGGAAACCCCCAAACCGCCTCCTACGGTATCGCCAGAAAAACTTTTAGAAGCTGCAGCATCTAAAGAAACAACCACTGTTGCCGCACCCCCTCCCCCTCCTGTGACCCCGCCTAAACCTTCAGTAATTACCCGTCCGGAACCAATCAAAAGAGTACTGCCTAAATATCCGGAGGCAGCACGGGCAATTGGTGCTACCGGCAAAGTGATAGTGAAAGTCGTTGTTGGCATTGATGGCAAGGTTAAATCTGCCACTATCTATTCCAGTTTCGGCAATCCAGCATGTGAGGAAGCGGCACTGGCGGCGGCCAAACAATGGGAATTTAAACCTGCTACCAAGGATGGCGAACCATTTGAACAGACGATCCAGATTCCGTTTGATTTTAAACCTTAG